In Methanothermobacter sp. K4, one genomic interval encodes:
- a CDS encoding DNA primase translates to MVSSLFINPFSEDAREIVRNYGSPDTIFEASSALLETVKRTRGQNLDDNSLLPGSIGELAIKRLEWYLRRQRRGFDHGDYAYLMNPDIEEYDVIAFYVLAQAAGAGFRGGSREVRLVVESTGALVEDRFRVLGSERDEIIEEVLIELGSEGTRWMELSELIGSGKLRLTDLILHRGRVVIDEDEFLVTFQDRITDRDPRSLYEALVGLELKETMISRIIMQRTEDYIARVAEMSSTVEPHPLILETAERIGETVNEVTPFRGGQVKTAGPGKLVPDAFPPCIRGTLDGVKSGNRNDAIVLLLTSFISYARLYPSVFRDRTPLKVSDLDPDLRVIREEILPIIYEAAERCEPPLFEDDPQEKLNITAKLGFGVHDEPEPEHEGESKWYTPMSCEKIKIHLPDLCRPDELCRRITNPLTYYNRKRWELHKGKSEQEGED, encoded by the coding sequence ATGGTGTCTTCACTTTTCATAAACCCCTTCTCAGAGGATGCCAGGGAGATTGTAAGAAACTATGGATCCCCTGACACGATATTTGAGGCCAGCAGTGCGCTCCTTGAAACTGTTAAACGTACAAGGGGCCAGAACCTTGATGACAATTCGCTCCTCCCGGGGAGCATAGGTGAACTTGCCATCAAGAGACTGGAATGGTACCTCAGGAGGCAGAGGAGGGGTTTCGACCATGGGGACTACGCATACCTCATGAATCCCGATATAGAGGAGTACGATGTAATTGCATTCTATGTCCTTGCACAGGCGGCGGGGGCAGGCTTCAGAGGGGGTTCACGGGAGGTGAGACTGGTCGTGGAATCTACAGGGGCCCTTGTGGAGGACCGCTTCAGGGTCCTTGGAAGCGAAAGGGATGAGATAATCGAGGAAGTCCTCATTGAACTTGGATCAGAGGGGACCAGGTGGATGGAACTCTCAGAACTCATCGGATCAGGTAAGCTGAGGCTCACAGACCTCATACTCCACAGGGGGAGGGTGGTGATTGATGAGGACGAATTCCTCGTGACATTCCAGGATCGGATAACCGACAGGGACCCCAGGAGCCTCTACGAGGCACTTGTGGGTCTGGAACTCAAGGAGACAATGATATCCCGTATAATAATGCAGAGGACAGAGGACTACATCGCGAGGGTCGCTGAGATGAGCTCCACGGTGGAACCCCACCCACTCATCCTTGAAACAGCAGAAAGGATAGGGGAGACTGTTAATGAGGTCACACCATTCAGGGGTGGACAGGTTAAAACTGCAGGTCCAGGTAAACTCGTCCCGGACGCATTCCCCCCATGCATAAGGGGAACCCTGGATGGTGTGAAGTCAGGTAACAGAAACGATGCAATAGTGCTGCTGCTCACATCATTCATATCCTATGCAAGGCTATACCCATCGGTCTTCAGGGACAGGACACCCCTTAAGGTTTCAGACCTTGATCCTGACCTCAGGGTGATCAGGGAGGAGATACTCCCCATAATATATGAGGCAGCAGAGAGGTGCGAACCACCCCTCTTTGAGGACGACCCCCAGGAGAAGCTGAACATAACCGCGAAGCTTGGTTTCGGTGTCCATGATGAACCTGAACCTGAGCATGAGGGTGAGAGTAAATGGTACACCCCCATGAGCTGCGAGAAGATCAAAATACACCTACCCGACCTCTGCAGACCCGATGAGCTCTGCAGGAGAATCACCAACCCCCTCACCTACTACAACAGGAAGAGGTGGGAGCTCCACAAGGGAAAATCGGAACAGGAAGGGGAGGACTGA
- the metG gene encoding methionine--tRNA ligase, translated as MSKVFITCALPYANGPTHLGHLRSTYIPADIYARYRRLRGDDVLFVCATDEHGTPIAVKAESEGLEPIEVATRYHEMIKRDLEECDISFDSFTRTTDDLHYEIAQNFFLKLYEKGYIYAKDIKQLYCSSCQRFLPDRYVEGTCPHCGGEGARGDHCEVCGRHLEPLQLEDPLCMVCGSEPVVRDSRHYFFRLSQFQDEIRDWIEESDMPSNVKNYALQWLREGLRDWILTRDMDWGVPVPLEGNDGKIIYVWGEAFLGYISSAAAWSRRTGKPWREYWDAGAVHFIGKDIIYHHSIFWPALLMAYGCRTPENIIAGEYLSLEGKKMSTSKNWVVWTSDFLERFPRDLLRYYLTVNAPLTRDTDFSWDDFQRRVNDELADVLGNFLHRTFSFTGRFFDGRVPEPSELTAEDEEFLNSIRSSPDVVSELLENFQFRDALMSVIKLAKKGNKYFNDQEPWRTVKESPERASTCLYLCNLLAANLGKLLMPFMPSSAERVLSIMNMEDEPWGFHELEPGRVIEKARPLFSKIPDETVEEEKSKLIKEEDSVSETVTINDFAALDIRVGIVRSAERIEGSDKLLKLMIDVGEREMQVVAGLAERYSPEDLLERKVTVLANLKPAKLFGVKSEGMVLATGESLNILDPGDAGIGERIM; from the coding sequence TTGAGCAAAGTATTTATCACCTGCGCACTTCCCTATGCCAATGGGCCCACGCATCTCGGTCATCTGAGGTCAACCTACATACCTGCAGATATATATGCAAGGTACAGGAGGCTGCGGGGTGACGATGTCCTGTTTGTGTGCGCCACAGATGAACACGGGACACCCATAGCCGTCAAGGCAGAGAGTGAGGGCCTGGAACCCATTGAAGTTGCAACACGGTACCATGAGATGATAAAACGTGACCTTGAGGAATGCGACATATCCTTTGACAGTTTCACAAGGACCACCGATGATCTGCACTACGAGATAGCCCAGAACTTCTTCCTGAAACTCTATGAGAAAGGCTACATATACGCGAAGGACATAAAACAGCTCTACTGCAGCAGCTGCCAGCGCTTCCTCCCGGATAGATACGTTGAGGGGACCTGTCCCCACTGCGGAGGTGAGGGTGCCCGTGGAGACCACTGTGAGGTCTGTGGAAGGCACCTTGAACCCCTCCAGCTTGAGGATCCCCTGTGCATGGTGTGCGGGTCAGAGCCCGTGGTGAGGGATTCAAGGCACTACTTCTTCCGCCTCAGCCAGTTCCAGGATGAGATCAGGGACTGGATTGAGGAATCAGATATGCCCTCAAATGTTAAGAACTACGCCCTTCAGTGGCTCAGGGAGGGCCTCAGGGACTGGATACTCACAAGGGACATGGACTGGGGGGTCCCTGTACCCCTTGAGGGAAATGATGGTAAGATAATCTATGTCTGGGGTGAGGCCTTCCTTGGATACATATCATCTGCTGCAGCCTGGAGCAGGAGAACCGGGAAGCCATGGAGGGAATACTGGGATGCAGGCGCGGTTCACTTCATAGGAAAGGACATAATATACCACCACTCCATATTCTGGCCAGCCCTACTCATGGCCTACGGGTGCAGAACCCCTGAGAATATAATAGCAGGGGAGTACCTCTCACTTGAAGGGAAGAAGATGTCCACGAGTAAGAACTGGGTTGTCTGGACATCAGATTTCCTTGAAAGATTCCCCAGGGACCTTCTGAGGTACTACCTCACAGTCAACGCCCCGCTGACCAGGGACACCGATTTCTCATGGGACGACTTCCAGAGGAGGGTAAACGATGAACTGGCAGATGTCCTTGGAAACTTCCTCCACCGGACCTTCTCCTTCACAGGGAGGTTCTTTGATGGCAGGGTGCCTGAACCATCAGAACTCACAGCAGAGGATGAGGAGTTCCTCAACTCCATAAGAAGCTCCCCTGATGTGGTGAGTGAGCTCCTGGAGAATTTCCAGTTCAGGGACGCCCTGATGTCAGTAATTAAACTTGCAAAGAAGGGTAACAAGTACTTCAACGATCAGGAACCATGGAGGACAGTTAAGGAGTCACCTGAGAGGGCCTCAACATGCCTATACCTCTGCAACCTCCTTGCGGCCAACCTCGGGAAACTCTTAATGCCATTCATGCCGTCCTCAGCAGAGAGGGTGCTCTCCATCATGAACATGGAGGATGAACCGTGGGGCTTCCATGAACTTGAACCGGGGAGGGTCATAGAGAAGGCCAGGCCCCTCTTCTCAAAGATACCTGATGAAACAGTTGAGGAGGAGAAATCGAAACTCATCAAGGAGGAGGATAGTGTGTCTGAAACCGTGACAATCAATGACTTCGCAGCCCTGGACATCAGGGTCGGTATAGTGAGGTCAGCTGAGAGAATAGAGGGGTCAGATAAGCTCCTCAAACTCATGATAGACGTTGGTGAAAGGGAGATGCAGGTGGTTGCTGGCCTCGCAGAGAGGTACAGCCCCGAGGATCTCCTTGAGAGAAAGGTTACCGTCCTTGCCAACCTTAAACCCGCCAAGCTCTTCGGTGTTAAATCAGAGGGTATGGTCCTTGCCACCGGTGAATCACTGAACATACTGGACCCCGGTGATGCGGGTATCGGTGAACGGATAATGTAG
- the cca gene encoding CCA tRNA nucleotidyltransferase has product MDYSGILESIKPRREEYQRVMELSGRLVECINELAASRGIDAEAFLVGSVAKGTWLSGGADIDIFIHFPLDTPEDELKDKGLKLGYLCIERFQGRAEERYASHPYVTGHIDGYEVDFVPCYRISNASELRSAVDRTILHTEYIQRNLKEKQMDEVLLLKQFMKSTGTYGSEFRVGGFAGYLAELLVLHYGDFEGVLKGALTWRPGYIIDLEGHGTGGGFQEPLVVVDPVDSKRNVAAALTLQRMAEFVTAARNFLRDPKPEYFRKPQYTSDSNEILEIIEKRGSKVILVSTGVPDVPADALYPQLRKTLDSIVRNLENEGFSVLGADYWSDESSTAVMLIEMEVWTLPSYRKRYGPPVWSRRHSERFTERHERVWVEGSRLVVESPRRDSNAVDYIKRLLSKPERLKMGKHIRKELIDGFSVDFLENTIESLDPEFLMFLDAFLNPWKAIRR; this is encoded by the coding sequence ATGGACTACAGTGGGATACTTGAAAGTATAAAACCCAGAAGAGAAGAATACCAGCGGGTCATGGAATTATCAGGGAGGCTTGTTGAATGTATAAATGAACTTGCAGCGAGCAGGGGGATCGACGCTGAGGCCTTCCTTGTGGGTTCAGTTGCCAAGGGGACCTGGCTCTCAGGCGGCGCCGACATCGATATATTCATACACTTCCCCCTGGACACCCCTGAGGATGAACTGAAGGATAAGGGCCTGAAACTCGGGTACCTGTGCATAGAGAGGTTCCAGGGCAGGGCCGAGGAGAGGTATGCGTCACACCCCTACGTTACAGGACACATAGATGGTTACGAGGTGGACTTCGTCCCCTGCTACAGGATATCAAATGCCTCAGAACTCAGATCCGCAGTTGACAGAACCATACTCCACACAGAGTATATCCAGAGGAACCTGAAGGAGAAACAGATGGACGAGGTTCTTCTCCTCAAACAGTTCATGAAGTCAACAGGGACCTACGGATCCGAGTTCAGGGTTGGAGGCTTTGCAGGTTACCTTGCAGAGCTCCTTGTTCTCCACTACGGGGACTTTGAGGGAGTGCTTAAAGGCGCCCTCACGTGGAGGCCAGGGTACATCATAGACCTCGAGGGCCATGGGACCGGTGGGGGCTTCCAGGAGCCCCTTGTGGTGGTTGACCCTGTCGACAGCAAGAGAAACGTTGCGGCGGCACTCACACTGCAGAGGATGGCTGAATTTGTAACTGCAGCCAGGAATTTCCTGAGGGACCCGAAACCAGAATACTTCAGAAAACCACAGTATACCTCAGATTCCAATGAGATACTTGAAATCATTGAAAAAAGGGGCTCAAAGGTCATCCTGGTATCCACAGGGGTGCCTGATGTCCCGGCGGATGCCCTCTACCCCCAGCTCAGGAAGACCCTTGATTCCATAGTTAGGAACCTGGAGAATGAGGGATTCTCGGTTCTCGGGGCCGACTACTGGAGCGACGAATCAAGCACTGCTGTCATGCTCATTGAAATGGAGGTCTGGACACTTCCATCCTACAGAAAGAGATACGGACCCCCTGTCTGGTCCAGGCGGCACAGTGAGAGGTTCACAGAAAGGCATGAGAGGGTATGGGTTGAGGGCTCAAGGCTTGTGGTGGAATCCCCCAGGAGAGATAGTAATGCGGTTGATTACATTAAAAGGCTCCTATCAAAACCTGAAAGGCTCAAAATGGGAAAACACATACGCAAAGAGCTAATAGATGGCTTCAGTGTTGATTTCCTCGAGAATACCATTGAATCGCTGGACCCCGAATTTTTGATGTTCCTTGACGCCTTCCTGAATCCATGGAAGGCCATTAGAAGGTAG
- the priS gene encoding DNA primase catalytic subunit PriS, translated as MFEAATPLERKRYYREEWDVRKLPDFIARNIHMREFGFDHTGRGPSDRYRVFDDEKRLSRFMRARFPFAAYSSVAFYREPGKRRGWQRSELIFDVDAKDLPVRSCDCEGVCERCLDEARELVLMMVDTLRGDLGLGDVHVVYSGRGYHIRVLDPGVMELGSEVRAEILRYTAGARQPRRKFTHSGESYEMEHFSIPLGYHRVFIERARHVFLHMRGDERIENVTARTVRDVVRNRELLLEDRWGEFKRRIGPRVYQRLVAGVAGINMKMVDAKVTIDLKRILRLPTSLHSKVSMICMEVKNPETFDPLKSAVPKFVHERE; from the coding sequence ATCTTTGAGGCCGCAACACCCCTTGAGAGGAAGAGATACTACCGTGAAGAGTGGGATGTGAGGAAACTTCCTGACTTCATAGCCAGGAACATCCATATGAGGGAGTTCGGATTTGACCATACAGGCAGGGGCCCCAGCGACAGGTACAGGGTATTCGATGATGAGAAACGTCTTTCAAGGTTCATGAGGGCAAGGTTCCCATTTGCAGCCTACTCTTCCGTTGCATTCTACAGGGAGCCGGGTAAGAGGAGGGGCTGGCAGCGATCTGAACTCATCTTTGACGTGGACGCCAAGGATCTTCCTGTGAGGTCATGTGACTGTGAGGGGGTCTGTGAGAGGTGCCTTGATGAGGCAAGGGAACTGGTCCTCATGATGGTTGACACCCTCAGGGGAGACCTGGGACTGGGGGATGTGCACGTGGTATACTCGGGGAGGGGCTACCATATAAGGGTCCTTGACCCGGGGGTCATGGAACTTGGATCAGAGGTGAGGGCTGAGATTTTGAGGTACACCGCAGGTGCACGCCAGCCCAGGAGGAAATTCACACACAGTGGTGAATCCTATGAGATGGAACACTTCTCAATTCCCCTTGGATACCACCGGGTCTTCATAGAGAGGGCAAGGCACGTCTTCCTCCACATGAGGGGTGATGAGAGGATAGAGAATGTCACAGCAAGGACGGTCCGTGATGTGGTGAGGAACAGGGAGCTCCTCCTTGAGGACAGGTGGGGGGAGTTCAAGAGGAGGATAGGCCCAAGGGTCTACCAGAGGCTGGTTGCAGGGGTTGCAGGGATAAACATGAAGATGGTGGACGCCAAGGTCACAATTGACCTCAAGAGGATACTGAGACTCCCAACATCACTCCACTCGAAGGTCAGCATGATATGCATGGAGGTTAAGAACCCTGAGACATTTGATCCCCTTAAGAGTGCCGTCCCAAAGTTTGTTCATGAAAGAGAATAA